The DNA region TAACAGGTAAAGCATTAGCTCTCAAATATCTCATGACATCTCCATGTTGGGACTAGAGTCTTgttttttgaagaagaaaaatcatgttgaaaGATCATATATATGCATGTGTCTAGAGATTGTcagtggaaaaaaaatcttggattCTTGATTGATGTTGTGGTTATTGGATTGCAGCTAAATTAATTAGCAAATTAACCATTCCAAGTTGTAATTAACTAAAAGAtgattatatatgtgtgtgtgtataagtTGCCGTATTAACAAGAACTGATCTCCACATGTCTATGGCTGATTTCTTGCAGGCAACGTAGGTAATGCCACCGTGTTTACTCTCCAAAACCAGTGCAGCTACACCTTATGGCCAGGAACTCTCTCTGGGAATGGAGCTGCCACtcttggtgatggtggttttacgTTGGCACCTGGTGCCTCAATCCAGTTCCAGGCTCCACCCGGTTGGTCAGGCCGATTTTGGGCCAGAACTGGGTGCGTATTTGATGAATCAGGCAGTGGAAAGTGCGTAACTGGTGACTGTGGTGGCATTCTAAACTGTATTGGTGGTGGTGCACCTCCCGTCAGTCTTGCGGAATTTACTATTGGGACAAACCCTAGTGACAAGGACTTTTATGATGTTAGTCTCGTGGATGGCTACAATGTTGGCTTAGGCGTCAAGGCATTGGGTGGCTACGGTGATTGTCAATATGCGGGTTGTGTTACGGATCTTAATGGGAACTGCCCCGCGGAGCTCCGAGTCGTGGATTCTGGCTCTACGGTTGCTTGCAAGAGTGCTTGCGCAGCCTTTAACGCCCCCGAGTTTTGCTGTACTGCCGATCATGCGACGCCACAGACTTGCTCGCCAACGCAATACTCGGTGATGTTCAAAAATGCTTGCCCGACAGCATATAGTTATGCTTATGATGATGCCTCAAGTACTTGTACTTGCACGGGGTCTGATTACTTGATCACATTTTGTCCGAGTGGTTCTGGATAATTTCCTGTCATGTTTCTTGGTAGATGATTATTTTATGAAGAATACAATCTTATTTATAGATCTATTTCTATGTGGGAATTCATACATTTGCAAGCAAGCATTTTTCTCAAGATTATCATATGATTACCATATTtggcatttttctttcttgtattattggttgttataattaatttgttgatagTATTAATTATTATGTGTTAGTGTTATAGTTTTCTTAAATGTTCTAAAGGTTCCTTTGGCTCAAGGCTGGCTTCTCTGGTTGGAATGGAAGTGCTCAACAccattcaattaataaaaaaatttattacaatttaCCTGACTAGATCTTGACCGAGATGTTTGACAAGGTCAAATAAATCATTGTTTAAcccattaaattatttgttattagcaTAGTCAATATTCAAAACACTTTGAAAGAAAACCAACTCAAATGATCATTTGAAAGTTGAGTTCATTAgtgtttaataactatggtgaAAGCTGCTAAAAAGCCTGTAGGAGGCTAATCGGTTCTACTTAAAAAGCCTATAGTTCAAGCCATTAGCCCATGATTTCATAGCCAGTCACCAAAACCCAGCTAAACAAGAAGCATAAACGCAcccaaaccctttttttttataatcaaaaagAGACAGTCCCTGCTACAAGgcaaaagaaagaagggaaCAAGCTGCAAGAGTGCCTAGATAGTGCAAATAGActgaaaacaaactaaacaAGGATTAGCTATAGCATCTGAACAAGGAGTATTGAGAAGTCTATGTCCGAGTCTGAGGCTTGTGTACGGTTAGAGCTTGTATTGGCGGGCCACCGTACGTTCCTTTCTCTTCAAACGAATGAAGTATGATTTACGAACAAGCGTATCGGGGCAATCTTAAGAGAGCACAGACGGTTTTTCTTCTGCAGATTTGTTTAACCTCTTGGAATCACAAAGAGAAATCACCAGACTGCCTACTTGGATTACATTTTAGAAGAATTTGCTACTGTGTAGTTTTTAtacaagaacaataaaaaaaaaaaaacaagtaatttcTACCTCACAGCCAAAGTCACAAATACCACCTTAAGACTCCGGCTGTGGAAGCAAGAACCGAGTTTCTGAAGTTTTTTTACCTCCGAAATGGAAAAATTCTCTACAATACTGGTGGAGCTTCAATGGTGAAGGTAGACGGGTCTACTGACTGTCAACAGAATGCATCATAAAACTTGCAGTTTCACAAATCAGAACCATATTTGCTAGCCAAACGAACAAGGAATCCACCAAGTTCAGATCAAGAAAGCAGTTTACAGGCAGGCAACGTATTATTTGAGATATGGGTTCGATTGGCATAACCACCATTTTCATCTGACGCGTTAACTTTCAAAACCCTGTATCAGACTGAACATTAGGAGGCACTTtgcaaaattataagaaaaaattgggGGACGAAATAAAGTAGACAAGGCTTTTCTATAAAGGCCTTCGGCCAATCCTCTAATCACTCGGTCAACAAAGCTTTTtaccttcctttctttttgtttcttttttgttgttttctttatacATACACATTTCCAAATTTCTCTACAAGCGGCTTCATTTTCGAAAGCCAATGCCACCCAATTTCTTTAAACGAGGGTGAAGCGCAAGACCAAACCTACATCCAGGGCACGTGCTCTTCGTGCCACCTTTCCTACAATTGAGCcctagaaaaattaagaaaaaatcgaTGGGGAAATAAACCACAGCTACCTATATTTTACAGACATTCCTCTGGACGAAGTATTACTTGAAAACAAACTACTCCGCAGACGACTAAACCATGATACTTTCATCTCACCAGAGCCCGTGCACTGACCCTCCCCTTCCCCCTCACTGCTAAAGAGGGTTTGGTCCGAGCAGTCAAGTGATGCTCCACAAGCTAAATTATAGGACTGACATGCTGAATGACATACCCGGAGCCTGTTGTCACCATCCATGTCACACTTTTGGATAGAGATCTGGTCATTCATGTGGACAAATTTTAGCCCATGCAATAAATCATCATCATGCAtgacatatattttataaattgatggGAAGGAGATTGATGATGAAAGAGGTGGGTGACTTACCCAGCAGGCTAGCCGCTTAGCAGCTGCATCACAGTAACTGCTGCCaaagatattaaataatttcCGAGCACCACCTGGGAACAATCGGTGATAGTTGGGCATGACAACAACTTCTTCTAGCTGCTGAAGTATGCTTGATTCACTGGGTGCGCAGTGTTGGCTGTCACTCCCCAGTACATTTTTGCAAACTGAAAGACTGGACAGCAGGGTTGAGCTGTTTAGACATGTGTAGCCAGCATAGTCTGAGCAACGGAATTCACAAACTCCGTTGTCGCAGACCCCACCATGTAGGCTGCATTGTTCATCACAAACAGCTGCATATCATAGCaaagaacaaaattagaaaGATAATACTTGGAAGGATCATTATCAGGCTTCTCTGAGAAAGATCACATCACCAGTAGAGCAGTCAATGCCAGTGTAACCATTTTCACATTGACAGATCCCATTTGAAAGGCACTTGCCCTGGCCATTGCAATTCCCTGGACAGGAGCctgcaaaagaaagaaagaaatgcttTATAGAAATGCAAAAATAGAAGTCAATGAAACCAAGATTCCTATCCACTGATTTCAAACTGGTATATTGAAACCTTTATAGGAGCTTACGTTTACTACAATCATGACCATGAAATCCTACAAAACAGTGACACTTTCCATCTACACAGTCTCCATTAAAATCACAAGAACTGGGGCACTGTCCAGGTACAGAAATGGAACCTGTACTGCAGAGCTCATGGTAAGCAGGACAGATCAACTCCCCTTCAGGCAAGAACAAAACAACAGAAAATACAAGGATGAATAGGCTTCACGATTCAATGTGATCAATcagcttaaaaacaaataaataactacCGTTAAATCCAGGGAATTGAACTGGTCCTCCAGCTTCTGGACACGCTTTCCAAATACCATCCACAGCAACCTAAAAAGAGGGTCATCAGAATTACATTGAAAAACACACCGTGCTTTTTAGTAGCAGCACAAAAGTaccaattattttcaaaatcctAAAATTAGACATTCAAGTCTCATTCAGGCCATCCCCTTAGTAAACAACAGCGCCATGTAAGAGGCAAGAAGCTCGTGCTGTGCAATCTGTTGCCTTATTCCATGTCAAAGAGGGAAACTGGATGGATAGGTATGTTCAATGGACATCCTACAGACTCACACACCTCCATAGTGAAAGTTTGCTAAACCCTGTGACTGAATTCCTTGACACAAATGTTATTTTCTGGAAAATTTAGGAAAACTTAAAAGTTCATAGGTCATAAGAACAGAGGTTAAATACTTGCAAATCTCCAAATCATCACAAGTCGATAACAGCTTACAAAATTGCACAAATTTCTTTAATTCATCTTTTCAACCCTCTCAAAAACTCATAATTTGTTgagaaaattacagtttatatGTAAAGTTCGAAGCTCAGAAGCTTCCACAGACAACTGAACGGATCACACTAGCATCTATTAAACTACAGCATGGCATGCAGGAAAATATTAACTGTATCAGAGCTCTGATGCATACCTCAAGAGAGTTATTGACACATCTGTGCTGATAACAACCATTTCCTTGGGTCACTGAGCCCCGGACAAACCCAGATCGTACTAATGATGAGGTCATACACCTACATGCATTATTTTAAAACAGATGATCAGTATATTGTTGCTTAAACTCTTCAACTAGACCCTAGAAGAGGCTCTAATCTAAAATCTCACCTGGACCTACTTCCTCGCACTTCACCTAACATTCTATCTGGCTCTCTTGCACTGTTAGAGTCTGTACAGGATCCATCGGAGTATGCCACAAAA from Populus alba chromosome 14, ASM523922v2, whole genome shotgun sequence includes:
- the LOC118034140 gene encoding pathogenesis-related thaumatin-like protein 3.5 produces the protein MAISSISLCYLLLLLFVTGNVGNATVFTLQNQCSYTLWPGTLSGNGAATLGDGGFTLAPGASIQFQAPPGWSGRFWARTGCVFDESGSGKCVTGDCGGILNCIGGGAPPVSLAEFTIGTNPSDKDFYDVSLVDGYNVGLGVKALGGYGDCQYAGCVTDLNGNCPAELRVVDSGSTVACKSACAAFNAPEFCCTADHATPQTCSPTQYSVMFKNACPTAYSYAYDDASSTCTCTGSDYLITFCPSGSG